A single window of Sporosarcina sp. FSL W7-1349 DNA harbors:
- a CDS encoding ABC-F family ATP-binding cassette domain-containing protein, whose product MSQLIIENLTKTVGEKTLFQQIAFTIVSGEKVGLIGVNGTGKSTLLSIIAGEEEADSISRDHPNQYRIAYLPQEPEVDPTLTVMETVFMSDAPIIRLNLDYEHALQALTETPESAANQERFAKLQNEMDAQDAWDLNAKARTILTKLGIDTFDKKMGELSGGQQKRVSLAKVLIEPADLLLLDEPTNHLDVHSITWLEDHLKNEQGAVLFVTHDRYFLDAIATHIYELANRTLYSHTGNYGDYIESKALREEMAAATEDKMRNRYRSELKWIRRGAKARSTKQKARIGRFEELEEKLKKGEQKGEMDVALKTSRLGRKVVEAVNVSKAFRGKSVIDDFSFLLQSGDRIAVVGPNGAGKSTLLNLISSEIEPDSGLIEKGSTVKIAHFRQHIPVMEESKRIIEYIRDTSNDIEDADGVRISASQMLERFLFPASTHGTPIGKLSGGERKRLYLLKLLMEQPNVLLLDEPTNDLDLETLSVLESFIDTFPGVVITISHDRFFLDRTSTKLWVLDGTGKIETYFGLYSDYLEMAASVPTREPAPVKQPAQPVVKETKKKMTYNEKREWETIEADIEKVEEQIAATEEEMAAAGSDYDKLREMTAALDELNRTYETLIERWSYLQEIADSV is encoded by the coding sequence ATGAGTCAATTGATCATAGAGAACCTGACGAAGACGGTCGGGGAGAAAACGTTGTTCCAACAAATTGCGTTCACAATCGTGAGCGGGGAAAAGGTCGGCTTGATCGGCGTTAACGGGACGGGGAAATCGACGCTGTTGTCGATCATCGCAGGGGAAGAAGAGGCTGACTCGATATCGAGGGACCATCCGAACCAATATCGGATTGCCTACTTGCCGCAGGAACCGGAAGTAGATCCCACGTTGACCGTGATGGAAACGGTTTTTATGAGTGATGCTCCGATCATCCGGCTGAACTTGGATTATGAGCACGCGTTGCAGGCGTTGACCGAAACTCCCGAATCGGCGGCTAATCAAGAGCGGTTCGCGAAACTTCAAAATGAAATGGATGCTCAGGACGCTTGGGATTTGAATGCCAAGGCAAGAACGATCTTGACGAAGCTTGGCATCGATACCTTTGATAAGAAAATGGGGGAGCTTTCGGGAGGTCAGCAGAAGCGGGTTTCCTTGGCGAAAGTGCTGATTGAACCGGCAGATCTTCTGCTATTGGACGAACCGACGAACCATTTGGACGTCCATTCGATCACGTGGTTGGAGGATCATTTGAAAAATGAGCAGGGCGCCGTCCTGTTCGTGACCCATGATCGCTACTTCCTGGATGCGATTGCCACTCATATTTACGAACTCGCAAATCGGACTTTGTATTCCCACACAGGGAACTACGGTGATTATATTGAATCGAAGGCGCTGCGTGAAGAGATGGCGGCCGCGACGGAGGATAAAATGCGCAACCGGTACCGCTCGGAATTGAAATGGATCCGACGGGGTGCCAAAGCGCGTTCCACGAAACAGAAGGCGCGGATTGGCCGATTTGAAGAGCTGGAGGAGAAATTGAAAAAAGGCGAGCAGAAGGGCGAGATGGATGTCGCTTTAAAAACATCCCGACTTGGACGGAAAGTGGTGGAAGCGGTCAACGTATCAAAAGCTTTCCGCGGCAAATCAGTGATCGACGATTTCTCATTCCTCCTTCAATCGGGGGACCGCATCGCTGTCGTCGGGCCGAACGGAGCAGGCAAGTCGACATTGCTCAATCTGATTTCGAGTGAAATTGAGCCGGATAGCGGGTTGATCGAAAAAGGTTCGACTGTCAAAATTGCGCATTTCCGTCAACATATCCCCGTAATGGAGGAGTCGAAACGGATTATCGAATACATCCGCGACACCTCGAATGATATCGAAGATGCGGATGGCGTCCGGATTTCCGCTTCGCAAATGCTGGAACGTTTTTTATTCCCAGCCTCCACCCACGGGACACCGATTGGGAAATTATCCGGCGGAGAGCGGAAAAGGCTTTATTTGCTGAAACTTCTAATGGAGCAGCCGAATGTGTTGTTGCTGGACGAGCCGACGAACGACCTTGATTTGGAAACATTATCTGTCCTGGAATCCTTCATCGATACGTTCCCGGGTGTCGTCATTACCATTTCACATGACCGGTTTTTCCTCGACCGGACATCGACAAAGCTATGGGTGCTCGATGGCACCGGGAAAATCGAAACGTACTTCGGTCTATATTCCGATTATTTGGAGATGGCCGCAAGCGTGCCTACACGCGAGCCGGCGCCCGTCAAACAGCCGGCACAACCCGTCGTGAAAGAAACGAAGAAAAAGATGACGTACAATGAAAAGAGGGAATGGGAAACGATCGAGGCCGATATCGAAAAAGTGGAGGAGCAGATTGCCGCGACCGAAGAGGAAATGGCGGCGGCTGGTTCCGATTACGATAAACTGCGGGAGATGACCGCAGCCCTCGACGAGTTGAACCGAACCTATGAAACATTGATCGAACGTTGGTCTTATTTACAAGAAATCGCTGATTCAGTTTAA